In Halorubrum sp. PV6, a single window of DNA contains:
- the trpD gene encoding anthranilate phosphoribosyltransferase, with protein MNITDTVKRVTDGTDLTVDEARETARLVFEEATEAQIGALLAALRAKGETEAEIAGFAQGMRDAARTIDPDREPLVDTCGTGGDDYDTINVSTTAAIVAAGAGVPIAKHGNYSVSSSSGSADVLEVAGADVEAEPPAVEEAIETNGIGFMLAPVFHPAMKAVIGPRKELGMRTIFNVLGPLTNPAGADAQVLGVYDPDLVGTIARSLAHMPVEHALVVHGAGMDEIGIHDETVVAEVTGEEVREFTISPEDLGLDRAPIEAVAGGTPEENAADLRGIVDGSVTGPKRDLVLANAGAAIYVAGEAETLAAGVERAAEAIDSGAAAAKFAALCGGETAASEAN; from the coding sequence ATGAATATCACAGACACGGTCAAACGCGTGACGGACGGGACGGACCTGACGGTCGACGAGGCGCGCGAGACCGCACGACTGGTCTTCGAGGAGGCGACCGAGGCGCAGATCGGCGCGCTCCTCGCCGCGCTCCGGGCGAAGGGAGAGACCGAGGCGGAGATCGCCGGCTTCGCCCAGGGGATGCGCGACGCCGCGCGGACGATCGACCCGGACCGCGAACCGCTCGTCGACACCTGCGGGACCGGCGGCGACGACTACGACACGATCAACGTCTCGACGACGGCCGCCATCGTCGCGGCGGGCGCCGGCGTGCCGATCGCCAAACACGGCAACTACTCGGTCTCCTCCTCGTCGGGGAGCGCGGACGTGCTGGAGGTCGCCGGCGCCGACGTGGAGGCGGAGCCGCCCGCCGTCGAGGAAGCGATCGAGACGAACGGGATCGGCTTCATGCTCGCGCCCGTCTTCCACCCGGCGATGAAGGCCGTCATCGGCCCGCGCAAGGAGCTCGGGATGCGGACCATCTTCAACGTCCTCGGCCCGCTCACCAACCCGGCCGGCGCCGACGCCCAGGTCCTCGGCGTGTACGACCCGGACCTGGTGGGGACCATCGCCCGGTCGCTCGCGCACATGCCCGTCGAACACGCCTTGGTGGTCCACGGCGCGGGGATGGACGAGATCGGGATCCACGACGAGACGGTCGTCGCCGAGGTGACGGGCGAGGAGGTCCGGGAGTTCACGATATCGCCCGAGGACCTCGGGCTCGATCGCGCGCCGATCGAGGCCGTCGCCGGCGGGACCCCCGAGGAGAACGCGGCCGACCTCCGGGGTATCGTCGACGGCTCCGTCACCGGCCCCAAACGCGACTTGGTGCTCGCGAACGCGGGCGCCGCGATCTACGTCGCCGGCGAGGCCGAGACGCTCGCGGCGGGCGTCGAGCGCGCCGCGGAAGCGATCGACTCGGGGGCGGCCGCGGCGAAGTTCGCGGCGCTGTGTGGCGGCGAGACCGCGGCGTCGGAGGCGAACTGA
- a CDS encoding phosphoribosylanthranilate isomerase, whose product MARVKICGLTREADLRAAVDAGADAIGVITDVPVDSPREVDPATAAELLADVPPFVTATLVTMPESAERAVELARMTTPDAIQLHGEWTPDELRYIRAETARKVLLTVDADDPARAEEFDGAVDALVVDSTDESGAGGTGETHDWRATGDLAARLTTPVVLAGGLTADTVAEAVRVADPFAVDVASGVEIEDGRKDHNAVARFVANAGREMELA is encoded by the coding sequence ATGGCCCGCGTGAAGATCTGCGGGCTGACGCGAGAGGCCGACCTCCGCGCCGCGGTCGACGCCGGCGCCGACGCGATCGGCGTCATCACGGACGTGCCCGTCGACTCCCCGCGCGAGGTGGACCCGGCGACGGCGGCGGAACTGCTCGCCGACGTGCCGCCCTTCGTCACCGCGACGCTCGTGACGATGCCGGAGTCCGCCGAGCGCGCGGTCGAGCTCGCGCGGATGACGACCCCAGATGCGATCCAGCTCCACGGCGAGTGGACCCCCGACGAACTGCGATACATCCGGGCGGAGACGGCGCGGAAGGTCCTGTTGACGGTCGACGCCGACGACCCGGCCCGCGCCGAGGAGTTCGACGGGGCGGTCGACGCGCTCGTCGTCGACTCGACCGACGAGTCGGGCGCGGGCGGCACCGGCGAGACGCACGACTGGCGCGCGACCGGCGACCTCGCGGCCCGGCTCACCACGCCGGTCGTCCTCGCTGGCGGGCTCACGGCCGACACGGTCGCCGAGGCCGTCCGCGTCGCCGACCCCTTCGCGGTCGACGTCGCCTCCGGGGTCGAGATCGAAGACGGCCGGAAAGACCACAACGCGGTGGCCCGCTTCGTCGCGAACGCGGGACGGGAGATGGAGTTGGCATGA
- the trpE gene encoding anthranilate synthase component I → MTDANPLDRSKAEFVELAADAEKPVVVRASASLDADVTPLAAYATLVGDGPYGFLLESGEKVASSDPDGAFTADGDADKHARYSFVGYDPEAIISVHPDRTDVTRLAPAAEFINGDGDDDGALGPAAGDAIDRIRAAFPDVRLRGFPDTDRQILSGGFVGFLAYEAVYDLWLEEVGVDRPATEFPDAEFALTTRTVVFDDKEGTVELVCTPVVGVDDDPAAVYDDLVAEAERVRTELRDASPPDPGGIRVDGETAGPREEYEEAVRTAKRHVLDGDIYQGVISRSRELRGEVDSLGLYAALREVNPSPYMYVLRHDDRSIVGASPETLVSVRGDRIVSNPIAGTCPRGTSPVEDRRLAGEMLADAKERAEHTMLVDLARNDVRRVSEAGSVRVEEFMNVLKYSHVQHIESTVTGTLAADADAFDATRATFPAGTLTGAPKVRAMEIIESLEATPREAYGGGVGYYSWTGDADFAIVIRTATLDESTEDDGSTETAVTVRAGAGLVADSDPAAEYEETEQKMDGVLAAIDRIREEPAAEEPLPAGTEADE, encoded by the coding sequence ATGACCGACGCGAACCCGCTCGACCGCTCGAAGGCCGAGTTCGTCGAGCTCGCGGCCGACGCCGAAAAGCCCGTCGTGGTCCGCGCGTCCGCGTCGCTCGACGCCGACGTGACGCCGCTCGCGGCGTACGCCACGCTGGTCGGCGACGGCCCCTACGGATTCCTCTTGGAGTCCGGCGAGAAGGTCGCCTCCAGTGACCCGGACGGCGCGTTCACCGCGGACGGCGACGCCGACAAACACGCCCGCTACTCGTTCGTCGGCTACGACCCGGAGGCGATCATCTCGGTCCACCCCGACCGGACCGACGTGACGCGGCTCGCCCCGGCGGCGGAGTTTATTAACGGTGACGGCGATGACGACGGCGCGTTGGGGCCCGCAGCGGGCGACGCGATAGATCGGATCCGCGCGGCGTTCCCCGACGTGCGCCTCCGTGGCTTTCCGGACACCGACCGCCAGATACTCTCCGGTGGCTTCGTCGGCTTCCTCGCGTACGAGGCCGTCTACGACCTCTGGTTGGAGGAGGTCGGCGTCGACCGCCCAGCGACCGAGTTCCCGGACGCGGAGTTCGCGCTGACGACCCGGACCGTCGTCTTCGACGACAAGGAGGGCACCGTCGAACTCGTCTGTACCCCCGTCGTGGGCGTCGACGACGACCCCGCGGCCGTCTACGACGACCTCGTCGCCGAGGCGGAGCGGGTTCGCACTGAACTCCGAGATGCATCGCCGCCGGACCCCGGCGGCATCCGGGTCGACGGCGAGACCGCGGGCCCGCGCGAGGAGTACGAGGAGGCGGTCCGGACCGCGAAACGGCACGTCCTCGACGGCGACATTTATCAGGGCGTTATCTCGCGGAGCCGCGAGCTCCGCGGCGAAGTCGACTCGCTCGGCCTCTACGCGGCGCTGCGCGAGGTGAACCCCTCGCCGTACATGTACGTCCTGCGCCACGACGACCGCAGCATCGTCGGCGCGAGCCCGGAGACGCTGGTGTCGGTGCGGGGCGACCGGATCGTCTCCAATCCGATCGCGGGCACCTGCCCGCGGGGGACCAGCCCGGTCGAGGACCGTCGCCTCGCCGGGGAGATGCTCGCCGACGCGAAGGAGCGCGCCGAACACACGATGTTGGTCGACCTGGCGCGCAACGACGTGCGGCGCGTCTCCGAGGCGGGCTCCGTGCGCGTCGAGGAGTTCATGAACGTCCTCAAGTACAGCCACGTCCAGCACATCGAGTCGACCGTGACGGGGACGCTTGCGGCCGACGCCGACGCGTTCGACGCGACGCGGGCGACGTTCCCGGCCGGGACGCTCACGGGCGCGCCGAAGGTCCGGGCGATGGAGATCATCGAGTCGCTGGAGGCGACCCCGCGAGAGGCGTACGGCGGCGGCGTCGGCTACTACTCGTGGACCGGCGACGCCGACTTCGCCATCGTGATCCGGACGGCGACGCTCGACGAGTCGACAGAGGACGACGGCTCGACCGAGACCGCGGTGACGGTCCGCGCCGGCGCCGGGTTGGTCGCCGACTCCGACCCGGCCGCCGAGTACGAGGAGACCGAACAGAAGATGGACGGCGTGTTGGCCGCGATCGACCGCATCCGCGAGGAGCCGGCGGCCGAAGAGCCGCTGCCGGCCGGCACGGAGGCCGACGAATGA
- the trpG gene encoding anthranilate synthase component II yields the protein MNVVIVDNFDSFTYNLVEYVSDQPLDGEAIDVTVLKNTASLAAIEAAEPDAIIISPGPGHPKNDRDVGVTMAVLRDLSPTVPTLGVCLGLEAAVYEYGGSVGHAPEPIHGKAFPVDHDGVGVFAGLEQGFRAGRYHSLAATEVPDAFEVSATTDHEGDEIVMGIRHREYPIEAVQFHPESVLTAAGHDLIRNFLTGVRQEA from the coding sequence ATGAACGTCGTCATCGTCGACAACTTCGACTCGTTCACCTACAACCTCGTCGAGTACGTCTCCGATCAGCCGCTCGACGGCGAGGCGATCGACGTAACGGTTTTGAAGAACACGGCGTCGCTGGCGGCGATCGAAGCGGCCGAGCCGGACGCGATCATCATCAGTCCCGGCCCCGGCCACCCGAAGAACGACCGCGACGTGGGCGTGACGATGGCGGTGTTACGCGACCTCTCGCCGACCGTGCCGACGCTCGGCGTCTGCCTCGGGCTTGAGGCCGCAGTCTACGAGTACGGCGGGAGCGTCGGGCACGCGCCAGAGCCCATTCACGGGAAGGCGTTCCCCGTCGACCACGACGGCGTCGGGGTGTTCGCCGGCCTCGAACAGGGGTTCCGCGCGGGCCGGTATCACTCGCTGGCCGCGACCGAGGTCCCGGACGCGTTCGAAGTGAGCGCGACCACCGACCACGAGGGCGACGAGATCGTGATGGGGATCCGGCACCGCGAGTACCCGATCGAGGCGGTCCAGTTCCACCCGGAGAGCGTGTTGACCGCCGCGGGCCACGACCTGATCCGGAACTTCCTCACGGGCGTCCGTCAGGAGGCCTGA
- a CDS encoding molybdenum cofactor biosynthesis protein B, whose translation MSDAHDSESQGHGDDGGDDHGHAHDSGDDHGHDHDGGDDHGHHSHDAASVSVAVVTVTSSRTLKEDPSGEYLVSAFESAGHEIAVHELVRDEYDSVQGTVDRLARRDDTDAVVTTGGTGVTPDDVTPEAVEPLFAKTLPGFGELFRRLSYEEVGTHTIGSRAVAGVTTATPVFCLPGSENAVRLGVDEIILPEIGHLVGLASRDSDDDTEPEAEDEDADAEQTPAPESADGDADQAS comes from the coding sequence ATGAGCGACGCGCACGACTCCGAGAGTCAGGGGCACGGCGACGACGGCGGAGACGATCACGGCCACGCACACGACAGTGGGGACGATCACGGCCACGATCACGACGGCGGGGACGATCACGGCCATCACAGCCACGACGCAGCGTCCGTCTCGGTCGCCGTCGTAACGGTAACGTCCTCGCGGACGCTCAAGGAGGACCCCTCCGGCGAGTACCTCGTCTCCGCGTTCGAGTCGGCCGGCCACGAGATCGCCGTCCACGAACTGGTCCGCGACGAGTACGACAGCGTGCAGGGGACCGTCGACCGGCTCGCGCGCCGGGACGACACCGACGCGGTCGTCACCACCGGCGGGACGGGCGTGACGCCCGACGACGTGACGCCCGAGGCCGTCGAACCGCTCTTCGCCAAGACGCTCCCCGGATTCGGCGAACTGTTCCGCCGGCTCTCCTACGAAGAGGTCGGCACGCACACGATCGGCTCGCGAGCGGTCGCCGGCGTCACGACCGCGACGCCCGTCTTCTGTCTCCCCGGCTCCGAGAACGCGGTCCGACTCGGCGTCGACGAGATCATCCTCCCCGAGATCGGCCACCTCGTCGGGCTCGCGAGCCGGGACAGCGACGACGATACGGAACCCGAAGCGGAAGACGAAGACGCCGACGCGGAACAGACGCCCGCTCCCGAGTCAGCCGACGGCGACGCCGATCAGGCCTCCTGA
- a CDS encoding PAS domain S-box protein, with protein MAPGAQPETPPVPDAGFFASFVEDCSDPVVSIDEHGTVVHANPATEAVVGYDPGVLCEQPLASIVADDDPDAFVASLCDRLTEADGAAAVGTVPVSIRHADGHALTFSVQFYRHSVDDEAAGAVYTGVFRDGIEGDGGAELATFRNLVEHAGHAIYVTDTDGTIEYVNPAFTKHTGYEKHEAIGETPAILNSGEMDDAYFEALWSTVLDGEVWEEELVDRRRGGELYHAHQTIAPVTDDDGEVTRLVAIQTDITDRKEAMARLKQYRDIVERLDDPVLLQNRDGGFELLNEAVSEFAGVPREELYGETEAAFMDDATAEDIDDHRRAVLATETPREYETSPEFPHSGKEATFSTQRSPYYDGDGDLVGTFAICRNITDRKERERELERYERAINGATDLIAAVDRDKQLLFANPQYREYHGIGPGDVTGLTLEDVVAPEGYETVDRQVERALEGTTVEYRAQRTHPVRGTRTFDIRYYPLQEPGSEEPAGVVGVLRDVTDSENRARQLRVVDRVLQHNLRNALTVIRGQARQIASGEAQTGGASDVDEGVVDAAEYVISRADTLMETSEKAHHITEVLGDSPEIEPVDVGRAARQIAETIGTEHPAATVEVSVPDDGTAVAAATAWISRAMAELVRNSIVHHDREAPAVAVRVTADDERVTVEVEDDGPGLTGMNRDVLVDGTAVDALYHGSGLGLWLVYWVVQQSGGVAAVQEAEPRGTVVTLTLSRSDC; from the coding sequence ATGGCTCCCGGAGCACAGCCCGAGACGCCGCCGGTTCCAGACGCGGGATTCTTCGCGTCGTTCGTCGAGGACTGTTCCGACCCGGTCGTCTCGATAGACGAACACGGGACCGTCGTCCACGCGAACCCGGCCACCGAGGCGGTCGTCGGGTACGATCCGGGCGTGCTCTGTGAGCAGCCGCTCGCATCGATCGTCGCGGACGACGACCCGGACGCGTTCGTGGCGTCGCTCTGCGACCGGCTGACCGAGGCCGACGGCGCGGCCGCGGTCGGAACCGTGCCCGTGTCGATCCGACACGCCGACGGCCACGCGCTGACGTTCTCGGTGCAGTTCTACCGACACAGCGTCGACGACGAGGCGGCCGGCGCCGTCTACACCGGCGTGTTCCGGGACGGGATCGAGGGGGACGGCGGCGCGGAGTTGGCGACGTTCCGGAACCTCGTCGAACACGCCGGACACGCGATATACGTGACCGACACCGACGGGACCATCGAGTACGTCAACCCGGCGTTCACCAAACACACCGGCTACGAGAAACACGAGGCGATAGGCGAGACGCCGGCGATCCTCAACTCCGGCGAGATGGACGACGCCTACTTCGAGGCGCTGTGGTCGACCGTCCTCGACGGCGAGGTCTGGGAAGAAGAGCTCGTCGACCGCCGTCGCGGGGGAGAGCTGTACCACGCCCATCAGACGATCGCGCCCGTGACCGACGACGACGGCGAGGTCACGCGGCTCGTCGCGATCCAGACCGACATCACCGACCGCAAGGAGGCGATGGCGCGGCTGAAACAGTACCGCGACATCGTCGAGCGGCTGGACGACCCGGTTCTGCTCCAGAACCGAGACGGGGGGTTCGAACTGCTCAACGAGGCGGTAAGCGAGTTCGCCGGCGTCCCCCGCGAGGAGCTGTACGGCGAGACCGAAGCGGCGTTCATGGACGACGCGACGGCCGAGGACATCGACGACCACCGCCGGGCGGTCCTCGCGACCGAGACGCCGAGGGAGTACGAGACCTCACCGGAGTTCCCTCACAGCGGAAAGGAGGCGACGTTCAGCACGCAGCGGAGCCCCTACTACGACGGCGACGGCGACCTCGTGGGGACGTTCGCCATCTGCCGGAACATCACCGACCGCAAGGAGCGCGAACGAGAGTTAGAGCGGTACGAGCGCGCGATAAACGGCGCGACAGACCTCATCGCCGCCGTCGACCGCGACAAGCAGCTGCTGTTCGCGAACCCGCAGTACCGAGAGTACCACGGGATCGGCCCCGGCGACGTGACCGGCCTGACGCTCGAAGACGTGGTCGCGCCGGAGGGGTACGAGACGGTCGACCGCCAGGTCGAACGCGCCCTGGAGGGGACGACCGTCGAGTACCGCGCACAGCGGACCCACCCGGTTCGGGGAACGCGGACGTTCGACATCCGGTACTACCCGCTTCAGGAGCCGGGAAGCGAGGAGCCGGCCGGGGTCGTCGGCGTCCTCCGAGACGTGACCGACAGCGAAAACCGCGCGCGACAGCTCCGGGTCGTCGACCGCGTGTTACAACACAACCTCCGGAACGCGCTGACGGTTATCCGCGGGCAGGCGAGACAGATCGCCTCGGGCGAGGCCCAGACGGGCGGCGCGAGCGACGTCGACGAGGGCGTGGTCGACGCGGCCGAGTACGTCATCTCGCGGGCCGACACCCTCATGGAGACGAGCGAGAAAGCCCACCACATCACCGAGGTGTTGGGCGACTCGCCGGAGATCGAACCGGTCGACGTCGGCCGCGCCGCGAGACAGATCGCCGAGACCATCGGCACGGAACACCCCGCCGCGACCGTCGAGGTGTCGGTGCCGGACGACGGGACCGCGGTCGCCGCGGCGACGGCGTGGATCTCGCGGGCGATGGCCGAGCTGGTGCGGAACTCGATCGTCCACCACGACCGCGAGGCGCCCGCGGTCGCGGTGCGGGTGACGGCGGACGACGAGCGGGTGACGGTCGAAGTCGAAGACGACGGACCGGGGCTCACCGGCATGAACCGCGACGTGCTCGTCGACGGCACCGCGGTCGACGCCCTGTATCACGGCAGCGGCCTGGGTCTCTGGCTCGTCTACTGGGTGGTCCAGCAGTCCGGCGGCGTCGCCGCGGTGCAAGAGGCGGAGCCCCGCGGCACGGTCGTGACGCTCACGCTCTCGCGGTCGGACTGCTAA
- a CDS encoding NAD(P)/FAD-dependent oxidoreductase gives MSDSYVIIGDGIAGASAAETLREEAPDADITVLTDEGESLYNRILIKEYAKGKLPEAPISIHQESWYDDHDVDLRLNTVVVDIDTENDAVHTHEGETFDYDSLLLAVGGTPQQLPVENADADGIHHFWTFQDARNIKESVENAERAVIVGAGLLGIDFAAICGAQEVEAKYLMRGDCWWRYALSEEGAEIMHDAMRERGVEPVFDSGVDHFEVDDDGHVEAAVDPNGERYECDFAGVAIGLDFNTELVENTPLETDDGIVVDEFMRTNVDNVFAAGDITTFNDLILGDRAKNGSWGSAKEQGTIAARNMVEYESEAFKWVSSYSITHFDFPFLSFGHPTLGDDSVEATTAEGEWRRVALKDGKIVGGVLIGDLSPQSAFKQLMREGRDVSGQTDQLMEPGFSVDDLAAPTEQ, from the coding sequence ATGAGCGATTCGTACGTGATCATCGGTGACGGTATCGCGGGTGCGTCCGCGGCCGAGACGCTCCGCGAGGAAGCGCCCGACGCCGATATCACGGTTCTCACCGACGAGGGGGAGTCCCTCTACAACCGGATCCTGATCAAAGAGTACGCGAAGGGGAAGCTCCCCGAAGCGCCGATCTCGATCCATCAGGAATCGTGGTACGACGACCACGATGTCGACCTGCGACTCAACACCGTCGTCGTCGACATCGACACCGAAAACGACGCGGTCCACACCCACGAGGGCGAGACGTTCGACTACGACTCGCTGCTGCTCGCGGTCGGCGGCACCCCTCAGCAGCTGCCGGTCGAGAACGCGGACGCCGACGGGATCCACCACTTCTGGACGTTCCAGGACGCCCGGAACATCAAAGAGAGCGTCGAGAACGCCGAGCGGGCCGTCATCGTCGGCGCCGGACTCTTAGGGATCGACTTCGCCGCCATCTGCGGCGCCCAAGAGGTCGAGGCGAAGTACCTGATGCGCGGCGACTGCTGGTGGCGCTACGCCCTCTCCGAGGAGGGCGCGGAGATCATGCACGACGCGATGCGGGAGCGCGGCGTCGAGCCGGTCTTCGACTCCGGCGTCGATCACTTCGAGGTCGACGACGACGGCCACGTCGAGGCCGCGGTCGACCCGAACGGCGAGCGCTACGAGTGCGACTTCGCCGGCGTCGCCATCGGCCTCGATTTCAACACGGAACTCGTCGAGAACACGCCGCTCGAAACCGACGACGGCATCGTCGTCGACGAGTTCATGCGCACCAACGTCGACAACGTGTTCGCCGCGGGCGACATCACGACGTTCAACGACCTCATCTTAGGCGATCGGGCGAAGAACGGCTCGTGGGGGTCGGCCAAAGAGCAGGGGACCATCGCCGCCCGCAACATGGTCGAGTACGAGAGCGAGGCGTTCAAGTGGGTCTCGTCGTACTCGATCACCCACTTCGACTTCCCGTTCCTCTCCTTTGGCCACCCGACGCTCGGCGACGACTCGGTCGAGGCGACCACCGCCGAGGGCGAGTGGCGCCGCGTGGCGCTCAAAGACGGGAAAATCGTTGGCGGCGTCCTCATCGGGGACCTCTCGCCGCAGTCCGCATTTAAACAGCTCATGCGCGAGGGGCGCGACGTGTCGGGGCAGACGGACCAGCTGATGGAGCCCGGCTTCTCCGTCGACGACCTCGCCGCGCCGACCGAACAGTAG
- a CDS encoding DUF1684 domain-containing protein, with product MATSPNGDDWEAQIEAQRRAKAEQFRDSGRSPLPVSMRGDAFPGLDYFEPDPAYRFVLPLFEHDDPEPVTVETTADGEQTYRRWGEFRFEVAGESVTLQAYRPTDGGDRFWVPFRDETNGETTYGAGRYLDLTPDHDRVDGEWVLDFNAAYNPTCAYNHAYECPLIPMENWLDVPIEAGERAFPGEPAGSEH from the coding sequence ATGGCAACGAGTCCGAACGGCGACGACTGGGAGGCACAGATCGAGGCGCAGCGGCGAGCGAAGGCCGAACAGTTCCGCGACTCGGGCCGGTCCCCGCTGCCGGTCTCGATGCGGGGCGACGCGTTCCCCGGCCTCGACTACTTCGAGCCCGACCCGGCGTATCGGTTCGTGCTCCCGCTCTTCGAACACGACGACCCCGAACCGGTGACCGTCGAGACGACCGCCGACGGCGAGCAGACCTACCGGCGCTGGGGCGAGTTCCGGTTCGAGGTCGCCGGCGAGTCGGTGACCCTGCAGGCGTATCGACCGACGGACGGCGGCGACCGCTTCTGGGTCCCGTTCCGCGACGAGACGAACGGTGAGACGACGTACGGCGCGGGTCGCTACCTCGATTTAACGCCCGACCACGACCGGGTCGACGGCGAGTGGGTCCTCGATTTCAACGCCGCGTACAACCCGACCTGCGCGTACAACCACGCGTACGAGTGCCCGCTCATCCCGATGGAGAACTGGCTCGACGTCCCGATCGAGGCGGGCGAACGGGCGTTCCCCGGCGAGCCCGCGGGGAGCGAACACTGA
- a CDS encoding DUF6149 family protein: protein MKIRQNIRHWAAKKALTTPVVGDVANDKLVDLHTSIFLNKADEERREERRDHLDSFFDATMDTYVAALEAGHTEAAAREITHVQANFDFFNHGWTEMMEIPGDELEEHYRRYESFFAAHGITIDDPLGEFRPVDGVDEAPETPEKLKTAEYENALAGFADDVYVETDDGETVVGGETEEPDEVDPSAAPGLDEDEASA, encoded by the coding sequence ATGAAGATACGGCAGAACATCCGTCACTGGGCCGCCAAGAAGGCGTTGACCACGCCGGTCGTCGGCGACGTCGCCAACGACAAACTCGTCGACCTCCACACGAGCATCTTCCTCAACAAGGCCGACGAGGAGCGCCGCGAGGAGCGCCGCGACCACCTCGATAGCTTCTTCGACGCGACGATGGACACGTACGTCGCCGCGTTGGAGGCCGGCCACACCGAGGCGGCGGCCCGCGAGATCACCCACGTCCAGGCCAACTTCGACTTCTTCAACCACGGCTGGACGGAGATGATGGAGATCCCCGGCGACGAGCTGGAGGAACACTACCGGCGCTACGAGTCCTTCTTCGCCGCCCACGGGATCACGATCGACGACCCGCTCGGGGAGTTCCGGCCCGTCGACGGCGTCGACGAGGCCCCCGAGACGCCGGAGAAACTGAAGACCGCCGAGTACGAGAACGCGCTGGCCGGCTTCGCCGACGACGTGTACGTCGAGACCGACGACGGGGAGACGGTCGTCGGCGGCGAGACGGAAGAGCCGGACGAGGTCGACCCGTCCGCCGCCCCCGGACTCGACGAGGACGAAGCGAGCGCCTGA
- a CDS encoding AI-2E family transporter: protein MNRGQSFLLLLIGTVAFLTIFIISPFVEYVIASAILAYILFPFHVRLSRRFRGRLGGRLGESLATRLGNMLSALVLIGSSLVAVILPLVYISWVFIRDLTEIARGNTGIDVAAIEAEIAALTGEQVAIGELLATVGQLLANTLFGGVGGIVTTTLRASVGLSLALFLVYYTLLDGPAFIKWVRLTSPLPSNVTADLVDRVDAMTRGVVIGHIVVALLQALVAGLGLWAAGIPKVVFWTFVMAVLALVPLVGAFFVWGPAAAYLVAVDQVAAGVFLAVYGVFVIAMVDNYARPIVIDQQAHLNPAVILLGVFGGIYSVGFTGLFVGPIVIGILAATLETFREDYDVI, encoded by the coding sequence ATGAACCGCGGGCAATCGTTCCTGCTCCTGCTCATCGGGACGGTCGCGTTTCTGACGATATTCATCATCAGCCCGTTCGTCGAGTACGTCATCGCCTCGGCGATCCTCGCGTACATCCTGTTTCCGTTCCACGTGCGGCTCTCGCGGCGCTTCCGCGGGAGACTCGGCGGTCGCCTCGGCGAGTCGCTCGCGACCCGACTCGGGAACATGCTGTCCGCGCTGGTGCTCATCGGCTCCTCGCTCGTCGCCGTCATCCTCCCGCTCGTGTACATCTCGTGGGTGTTCATCCGCGATCTCACGGAGATCGCGCGGGGGAACACCGGTATCGACGTGGCGGCCATCGAGGCGGAGATCGCGGCCCTGACCGGCGAACAGGTGGCGATCGGCGAACTGCTCGCGACCGTCGGCCAACTGCTCGCGAACACGCTCTTCGGCGGGGTCGGCGGGATCGTCACCACCACGCTCCGGGCGTCGGTCGGGCTCTCGCTCGCGCTGTTTTTAGTGTACTACACCCTCCTCGACGGGCCGGCGTTTATCAAGTGGGTCCGGCTGACGAGTCCGCTCCCGTCGAACGTCACCGCGGACCTCGTCGACCGCGTCGACGCGATGACCCGCGGGGTCGTGATCGGCCACATCGTCGTGGCGCTGCTGCAGGCGCTGGTCGCGGGACTGGGGCTGTGGGCCGCCGGGATCCCCAAGGTCGTCTTCTGGACGTTCGTGATGGCGGTGCTGGCGCTGGTGCCGCTCGTCGGGGCGTTCTTCGTCTGGGGGCCGGCGGCGGCGTACCTCGTCGCGGTCGACCAGGTGGCCGCGGGGGTGTTCCTCGCGGTGTACGGCGTCTTCGTCATCGCGATGGTGGACAACTACGCGCGGCCGATCGTGATCGACCAGCAGGCGCACCTGAACCCGGCGGTGATTCTGCTCGGCGTGTTCGGCGGGATCTACTCCGTCGGGTTCACCGGCCTGTTCGTGGGACCGATCGTCATCGGCATCCTGGCGGCGACGCTCGAAACGTTCCGCGAAGACTACGACGTGATCTGA